The following proteins are encoded in a genomic region of Bacillus sp. FJAT-22090:
- a CDS encoding polysaccharide deacetylase family protein, whose protein sequence is MILKLTKWVILAALILVLSACRAEKEEPTVKKESEEKIEVTADEEIVQDTEKQEEEPVEEVPEILYELNEANWTLKPIGAANPKAVLLTIDDAPDKNALEMAKTLKELNAPAIFFVNGHFIDTEEEKANLKAIYDMGFSIGNHTQTHVNLKDSSEEEQREEIIRVNETVEAVTGEKPKFFRAPFGVNTDYSRSLVQSEGMLLMNWTYGYDWEKQYMDADSLTEIMLNTEYLTDGANLLMHDRSWTAGALPSIVEGFRAKGYDLIDPHTIKGIE, encoded by the coding sequence ATCATATTGAAACTTACAAAATGGGTAATACTTGCAGCATTGATTCTTGTACTTTCAGCTTGTAGAGCAGAAAAGGAAGAACCGACAGTAAAAAAAGAAAGTGAAGAAAAGATTGAAGTAACAGCTGACGAAGAGATTGTACAAGATACAGAAAAACAAGAAGAGGAACCTGTAGAAGAGGTACCGGAAATACTTTATGAATTAAACGAAGCAAACTGGACATTGAAACCTATTGGAGCCGCTAATCCGAAGGCTGTTTTATTAACAATTGATGATGCACCAGATAAAAATGCTTTAGAAATGGCGAAAACATTGAAAGAATTGAATGCGCCTGCCATCTTTTTTGTTAATGGACATTTTATTGACACAGAGGAAGAAAAAGCTAATTTAAAAGCGATATATGATATGGGCTTTTCTATAGGCAATCACACGCAGACACATGTAAATTTAAAGGATAGCTCAGAGGAAGAACAAAGAGAAGAAATAATTAGAGTAAATGAGACAGTGGAGGCAGTAACAGGAGAGAAGCCTAAATTTTTCAGAGCTCCTTTTGGTGTTAATACAGATTACAGTAGATCCTTGGTCCAAAGTGAAGGTATGCTACTCATGAACTGGACGTATGGCTATGACTGGGAAAAACAATATATGGATGCAGATAGCCTTACAGAAATCATGTTGAATACAGAATATTTGACTGATGGTGCAAACTTGTTGATGCATGATCGTTCATGGACAGCAGGTGCATTGCCTAGTATTGTGGAAGGTTTTAGAGCAAAAGGTTATGACCTAATTGATCCACATACTATTAAAGGAA